One window of the Streptomyces sp. ITFR-21 genome contains the following:
- a CDS encoding MFS transporter, whose product MAATGYGDLLRARHAARLLAGTLLGRLPNAMSALAIVLFLRSQGSGYGLAGTLSALYGLAVAIGQPLLGRAVDRRGQPRVMTAAALLSAAGFALLAVNGPRPLPVAVLAVVLAGVATPPLEGGLRALWPAVLRHEEQVQKAYALDAAAQEVLFTVGPLLVTLTVAAASEAAAVVLTGLLGVAGTLVVVTSAPSRRWRAAAREAHWLGALRSRGLAVLLGACLFIGVALGALSLAAVAYGDAHGGDPATAYVLAANGAGALAGGLGYGARVWTGVPERRLRLLSLGLAACYPPLLPAPGLGWMLPLAALSGFFLAPTLACAFLVVDRHAPAGTVTEAFSWIVTAMGVGAALGTALAGLVAQDGGTSAGFAVSAVSGAAAMLVLLLTGRILTVPNLETRPEKDRNGGVEPRFSTTHQA is encoded by the coding sequence ATGGCGGCTACCGGATACGGCGACCTGCTGCGGGCCCGGCACGCCGCCCGGCTGCTCGCCGGGACCCTGCTGGGGCGGCTGCCGAACGCGATGTCGGCGCTGGCCATCGTGCTGTTCCTGCGCTCGCAGGGCTCGGGATACGGGCTGGCCGGGACGCTGTCCGCGCTCTACGGGCTGGCCGTGGCGATCGGGCAGCCGCTGCTGGGGCGGGCGGTGGACCGGCGGGGGCAGCCGCGGGTGATGACAGCCGCCGCGCTGCTGTCGGCCGCCGGATTCGCGCTGCTGGCCGTCAACGGGCCGCGGCCGCTGCCCGTCGCGGTGCTGGCCGTGGTCCTCGCCGGGGTGGCGACCCCGCCGCTGGAGGGCGGCCTGCGGGCGCTGTGGCCCGCCGTGCTACGCCACGAGGAGCAGGTGCAGAAGGCGTACGCGCTGGACGCCGCCGCCCAGGAGGTGCTCTTCACCGTCGGGCCGCTCCTGGTCACCCTCACGGTGGCCGCCGCCTCCGAGGCCGCCGCGGTGGTTCTCACCGGGTTGCTCGGCGTCGCCGGGACCCTGGTCGTGGTCACCTCCGCGCCCTCCCGGCGCTGGCGGGCGGCGGCCCGCGAGGCGCACTGGCTGGGCGCGCTGCGCTCCCGCGGCCTGGCCGTCCTGCTGGGCGCCTGCCTCTTCATCGGCGTCGCGCTCGGCGCCCTGTCGCTGGCCGCGGTCGCCTACGGGGACGCGCACGGCGGCGACCCGGCCACCGCGTACGTCCTGGCGGCCAACGGCGCCGGGGCGCTGGCCGGCGGCCTCGGCTACGGCGCCCGGGTCTGGACGGGCGTCCCGGAGCGGCGGCTGCGGCTGCTGTCCCTGGGGCTGGCCGCCTGCTATCCCCCGCTGCTGCCGGCCCCGGGCCTCGGCTGGATGCTGCCGCTGGCCGCCCTGTCCGGTTTCTTCCTCGCGCCCACGCTGGCCTGCGCCTTCCTCGTCGTGGACCGGCACGCCCCGGCGGGCACGGTCACCGAGGCGTTCTCCTGGATCGTGACCGCGATGGGCGTCGGCGCGGCCCTCGGTACGGCGCTGGCGGGCCTGGTCGCCCAGGATGGCGGAACGAGCGCCGGATTCGCCGTCAGCGCCGTCAGCGGGGCGGCCGCCATGCTCGTACTGCTGCTCACCGGGCGAATCCTGACCGTTCCAAACCTCGAAACCCGGCCGGAAAAAGATCGAAACGGTGGGGTCGAACCCCGTTTCAGCACCACGCATCAGGCGTAA
- a CDS encoding LacI family DNA-binding transcriptional regulator, with protein sequence MTGSTRPTSRDVARAAGVSQATVSLVLGGKWPGRVSERTAAAVREAAGELGYRPNLAARNLRLGRTRTALLVVPALTNEYFARIYTGAARVAAEHGFGVVLYPSPEGVGPARDPFGSARAAIDGVIASSMAADALAGIGDGLPLVMLDSDPDAPGGAPTVNLAVADGIRQVARHLLALGHRRFVHLAGEVDAWTFRVRASAVAAELDRVPGAVLLHTERSALEVAAARDAVLRALARPGPRPTALLCDDDILAAGACKALRGLGLAVPGELSVSGFDDLSLATAMDPELTTVRLPAEEVGAAGMTALLALLGGVPAPGGELPVRLVPRASTGPAPR encoded by the coding sequence GTGACCGGGAGCACTCGGCCGACCTCGCGGGACGTGGCGCGGGCCGCCGGCGTGTCGCAGGCGACGGTGTCGCTGGTGCTGGGCGGCAAGTGGCCGGGCCGGGTGTCGGAGCGTACCGCGGCCGCGGTACGGGAGGCGGCCGGCGAACTGGGCTACCGGCCGAACCTGGCGGCGCGCAACCTGCGGCTCGGCCGGACCAGGACCGCGCTTCTGGTGGTGCCGGCGCTCACCAACGAGTACTTCGCCCGGATCTACACCGGGGCCGCCCGGGTGGCGGCCGAACACGGCTTCGGCGTGGTGCTCTACCCCTCCCCCGAGGGCGTGGGGCCGGCCCGGGACCCGTTCGGCTCGGCGCGGGCGGCGATCGACGGGGTGATCGCCTCCTCGATGGCCGCCGACGCGCTCGCCGGCATCGGCGACGGGCTGCCGCTGGTGATGCTCGACAGCGACCCGGACGCGCCCGGCGGCGCCCCGACGGTGAACCTGGCCGTCGCCGACGGCATCCGCCAGGTCGCCCGGCATCTGCTGGCGCTCGGCCACCGGCGGTTCGTCCACCTGGCCGGGGAGGTGGACGCCTGGACCTTCCGGGTCCGCGCGTCGGCCGTCGCGGCCGAACTGGACCGGGTGCCCGGAGCCGTACTGCTGCACACCGAGCGCTCGGCGCTGGAGGTGGCCGCCGCCCGGGACGCGGTGCTGCGCGCCCTGGCCCGGCCCGGTCCGCGCCCCACCGCGCTGCTGTGCGACGACGACATCCTGGCGGCCGGCGCCTGCAAGGCGCTGCGGGGCCTGGGGCTGGCCGTCCCGGGCGAGCTGTCGGTCTCCGGCTTCGACGACCTCTCGCTGGCCACCGCGATGGATCCCGAGCTGACGACGGTACGGCTGCCGGCGGAGGAGGTCGGCGCGGCCGGGATGACCGCGCTGCTGGCCCTGCTGGGCGGGGTCCCGGCGCCGGGCGGCGAGCTGCCGGTCCGCCTGGTGCCGCGGGCCTCCACCGGTCCGGCCCCCCGCTGA